The following proteins are co-located in the Clostridia bacterium genome:
- a CDS encoding TIGR04076 family protein has protein sequence MKKVKITVMKTACYKDLIEKYENPITHACDMKEGQIFIANGWQKPEGFCDSAWDSVSAFVMTLAYGGEDIYNGWMKNKKSAMISCNDGFRPVSFLLETMDEDAQ, from the coding sequence ATGAAAAAAGTTAAAATCACAGTTATGAAGACCGCTTGTTATAAGGATTTGATTGAAAAATATGAAAATCCGATTACTCATGCCTGCGATATGAAAGAAGGACAGATTTTTATTGCCAATGGGTGGCAAAAACCTGAAGGCTTTTGCGACAGTGCATGGGACAGCGTATCAGCATTTGTGATGACGCTGGCTTACGGTGGTGAAGATATATATAATGGTTGGATGAAGAACAAAAAATCAGCAATGATTTCGTGTAATGACGGATTTCGTCCTGTAAGTTTTCTGCTAGAAACAATGGATGAGGATGCACAATAA